One Chaetodon trifascialis isolate fChaTrf1 chromosome 21, fChaTrf1.hap1, whole genome shotgun sequence genomic window carries:
- the rnf40 gene encoding E3 ubiquitin-protein ligase BRE1B isoform X4, with product MSGAGGGKRPSGGDSPPGPPEKKSKKEEKTTTTLIEPIRIAGVSSTEEMDMKVLQFKNKKLCERLEQRQAMEDELREKIEKLEKRQATDDTTLLIVNRYWSQLEESVQVLRKRIEPETPVTSTPAPPSAPLPDPMPMEEDSVTLASPTSVVPPPPLPEAQNEGEHAEQQQQEESQEEPQEEQQPQPPPPTGSEELLMPTEPPQDSTTDASPPPPPLSENAKGFLATLEHSSEEELTLHLQDRMKFSKEAIACLVCVFDRLHSRINNMCEHVQAAACEDDSQSDIININHTLLEENSRLRDLATLLQGRHHKMSMEYNELVDKVTSSETKVSEMETTVEDLQWDIEKLRNREQKLNKHLAEAMEQLKSGYSSTGSSGGLPGGQITLNIQKFESLNAELEHNQELANSRMAELEKLQLELQEAVRESEKLKMDLRNIPEEVVKETLEYKCLQSQFSLLYNESLGVKTQLDEARALLLTAKNAHLRQIEHMESDELSLQKKLRTEVIQLEDTLAQVRKEYEMLRIEFEQNLAANEQAGPINREMRHLISSLQNHNLQLKGDVQRYKRKLRETQMEINKLRCQSGDTGVLILEETTSDSIDVKKEEDEDQEEEEERRKELERQRAREREREREAERERERERERERQRSDELKRKDSDTLKMLRVELKKAQESQKEMKLLLDMYKSAPKEQRDKVQLMAAERKSKAEVDELRMRVRELEERERKESKKLADEDALRKIRVAEETIEHLQKKLAATKQEEALLSEMDVTGQAFEDMQEQNSRLLQQLREKDDANFKLMSERIKSNQIYKLLKEEKEELADQVLTFKTQVDAQLLVVQKLEEKEGVLQSTLATLEKELSVRTQALELNKRKAVEAAQLAEDLKVQLEHTQAKLKEIQVSVAENRTARERESSNLKRAQEDLSRLRRKLEKQKKVEVYSDADEILQEEINQYKAKLRCPCCNTRDKETVLTKCFHVFCYECLKMRYDTRQRKCPKCNCAFGANDFHRIYIT from the exons ATGTCAGGTGCTGGGGGAGGAAAACGGCCCTCAGGAGGGGACAGCCCCCCTGGCCCACCtgagaagaaaagcaagaaagaggagaagaccACCACCACTCTCATTGAGCCGATACGCATAGCTGGAGTCTCCTCTACG GAGGAAATGGACATGAAGGTTCTCCAGTTCAAGAATAAGAAGCTGTGTGAGCGCTTGGAGCAGAGACAGGCGATGGAAGATGAGTTACGAGAGAAAATTGAGAAACTGGAGAAGAGACAAGCCACTGATGACACCACCCTGCTGATTGTTAACCGGTACTGGTCGCAG TTGGAAGAGAGTGTACAGGTTTTACGCAAACGTATTGAGCCAGAAACTCCGGTGACATCTACACCTGCCCCACCCTCAGCCCCTCTACCTGACCCCATGCCAATGGAGGAAGATAGTGTCACCCTGGCCTCGCCAACATCTGTcgtgcctcctcctcctctcccagaGGCCCAGAATGAGGGGGaacatgcagagcagcagcagcaggaggagagtcAGGAGGAGcctcaggaggagcagcagccaCAGCCCCCACCTCCTACTGGGTCAGAGGAGTTGTTGATGCCCACAGAACCACCACAGGACTCAACAACAG ATGCATCgccgccccctcctcccctcagtgAGAATGCCAAGGGTTTCCTGGCTACATTGGAGCACAGCAGCGAGGAGGAGCTCACCCTGCACCTCCAAGACCGCATGAAGTTCAGCAAGGAAGCCATTGCCTGCCTCGTCTGTGTCTTTGACAGGCTGCACAGCCGCATCAACAACATGTGCGAGCACGTCCAGGCTGCAG CATGTGAGGACGATAGCCAGTCTGACATCATCAATATAAACCACactctgctggaggagaacagTCGACTGCGAGACCTGGCCACTCTCCTGCAGGGCCGACATCATAAGATGTCCATGGAG TACAATGAGTTAGTGGATAAGGTGACCAGCTCTGAGACCAAGGTGTCTGAGATGGAGACAACAGTGGAGGACCTGCAGTGGGACATTGAGAAACTCCGCAATAGGGAACAAAAGCTCAATAAACATCTTGCAGAGGCCATGGAACAG CTAAAGTCTGGATACAGCAGCACTGGCAGCTCAGGTGGGCTACCTGGAGGCCAGATCACACTGAACATTCAGAAG tttgaGAGTCTCAATGCAGAGTTGGAGCACAACCAGGAGTTGGCCAATAGCCGCATGGCAGAGTTGGAGAAACTGCAGTTGGAGCTCCAGGAAGCTGTAAGGGAGAGCGAGAAGCTCAAG ATGGACTTGAGGAATATTCCAGAAGAGGTTGTGAAGGAGACTCTAGAGTACAAATGTCTGCAGTCCCAATTCTCCCTGCTGTACAATGAGTCTCTCGGGGTAAAAACCCAGCTGGACGAGGCACGGGCCCTCCTGCTCACTGCCAAGAACGCCCACCTCAGACAGATTGAGCACATGGAG AGTGATGAGCTGTCCCTTCAGAAGAAGCTGCGGACTGAGGTCATCCAGCTGGAGGATACCCTGGCCCAGGTGCGCAAAGAGTACGAGATGCTGCGTATCGAGTTTGAACAGAACCTGGCAGCCAACGAGCAAGCAG GACCAATCAACAGGGAGATGCGACACTTAATCAGCAGCCTTCAGAACCACAACCTGCAGTTGAAAGGCGACGTGCAGCGCTATAAGAGGAAGTTGCGGGAAACACAGATGGAGATCAACAAG TTGCGTTGTCAGAGCGGCGACACAGGGGTTCTGATCCTGGAGGAGACGACGAGCGACAGCATCGatgtgaagaaagaggaggatgaagaccaggaggaggaggaggagaggaggaaggaactGGAGAGACAGCGGGcccgggagagagagagggagagggaggccgAGCGAGAACGAGAGAGggagcgtgagagagagaggcagcgcAGCGACGAGCTGAAGAGGAAGGACTCGGACACACTGAAGATGCTCAGAGTCGAACTCAA GAAGGCCCAGGAGTCCCAGAAAGAGATGAAGCTCTTATTGGACATGTATAAGTCGGCTCCAAAGGAGCAGAGGGACAAAGTGCAGCTCATGGCTGCTGAACGCAAATCTAAAGCTGAG GTGGATGAGTTGAGGATGCGGGTGCGAGAActggaagagagggagaggaaggaaagcaaGAAGCTGGCCGACGAAGACGCCCTCAGGAAGATCCGAGTGGCAGAAGAGACCATCGAGCATCTGCAGAAAAAGCTGGCTGCCACCAAGCAG gaggaagcccTGTTAAGTGAGATGGATGTAACCGGCCAGGCCTTCGAGGACATGCAGGAGCAGAACAGCCGTCTTCTGCAGCAGTTAAGGGAGAAAGACGACGCCAATTTCAAGCTGATGAGTGAGCGGATCAAATCCAACCAGATATACAAGctgctgaaagaggagaaggaggagctggctgaccAAGTTCTCACATTCAAAACCCAG GTGGATGCCCAGCTGTTAGTTGTGCAGAAGCTTGAAGAAAAAGAGGGCGTCCTCCAGAGCACACTTGCCACTCTGGAAAAAGAGCTGTCCGTCCGGACGCAAGCACTAGAACTCAACAAGAGGAAG GCGGTGGAGGCTGCCCAGCTGGCAGAGGACCTGAAGGTGCAGCTGGAGCACACGCAGGCCAAGCTTAAAGAGATCCAGGTCTCTGTGGCTGAGAACCGCACGGCCcgggagagggagagcagcaaCCTGAAACGCGCACAG GAGGACCTGTCCAGGCTGAGACGGAAGctggagaaacagaagaaggTGGAGGTGTACTCCGACGCTGATGAgatcctgcaggaggagatcaACCAGTAcaag GCCAAGCTGCGCTGCCCCTGCTGCAACACACGGGACAAGGAGACGGTGCTCACCAAGTGTTTCCACGTGTTCTGCTACGAATGTCTGAAGATGCGTTACGACACCCGACAGAGGAAGTGCCCCAAGTGCAACTGTGCCTTCGGAGCCAACGACTTTCACCGCATCTACATCACCTAA
- the rnf40 gene encoding E3 ubiquitin-protein ligase BRE1B isoform X2, producing MSGAGGGKRPSGGDSPPGPPEKKSKKEEKTTTTLIEPIRIAGVSSTEEMDMKVLQFKNKKLCERLEQRQAMEDELREKIEKLEKRQATDDTTLLIVNRYWSQLEESVQVLRKRIEPETPVTSTPAPPSAPLPDPMPMEEDSVTLASPTSVVPPPPLPEAQNEGEHAEQQQQEESQEEPQEEQQPQPPPPTGSEELLMPTEPPQDSTTDASPPPPPLSENAKGFLATLEHSSEEELTLHLQDRMKFSKEAIACLVCVFDRLHSRINNMCEHVQAAACEDDSQSDIININHTLLEENSRLRDLATLLQGRHHKMSMEYNELVDKVTSSETKVSEMETTVEDLQWDIEKLRNREQKLNKHLAEAMEQLKSGYSSTGSSGGLPGGQITLNIQKFESLNAELEHNQELANSRMAELEKLQLELQEAVRESEKLKMDLRNIPEEVVKETLEYKCLQSQFSLLYNESLGVKTQLDEARALLLTAKNAHLRQIEHMESDELSLQKKLRTEVIQLEDTLAQVRKEYEMLRIEFEQNLAANEQAGPINREMRHLISSLQNHNLQLKGDVQRYKRKLRETQMEINKLRCQSGDTGVLILEETTSDSIDVKKEEDEDQEEEEERRKELERQRAREREREREAERERERERERERQRSDELKRKDSDTLKMLRVELKKAQESQKEMKLLLDMYKSAPKEQRDKVQLMAAERKSKAEVCSLVDELRMRVRELEERERKESKKLADEDALRKIRVAEETIEHLQKKLAATKQEEALLSEMDVTGQAFEDMQEQNSRLLQQLREKDDANFKLMSERIKSNQIYKLLKEEKEELADQVLTFKTQVDAQLLVVQKLEEKEGVLQSTLATLEKELSVRTQALELNKRKAVEAAQLAEDLKVQLEHTQAKLKEIQVSVAENRTARERESSNLKRAQEDLSRLRRKLEKQKKVEVYSDADEILQEEINQYKAKLRCPCCNTRDKETVLTKCFHVFCYECLKMRYDTRQRKCPKCNCAFGANDFHRIYIT from the exons ATGTCAGGTGCTGGGGGAGGAAAACGGCCCTCAGGAGGGGACAGCCCCCCTGGCCCACCtgagaagaaaagcaagaaagaggagaagaccACCACCACTCTCATTGAGCCGATACGCATAGCTGGAGTCTCCTCTACG GAGGAAATGGACATGAAGGTTCTCCAGTTCAAGAATAAGAAGCTGTGTGAGCGCTTGGAGCAGAGACAGGCGATGGAAGATGAGTTACGAGAGAAAATTGAGAAACTGGAGAAGAGACAAGCCACTGATGACACCACCCTGCTGATTGTTAACCGGTACTGGTCGCAG TTGGAAGAGAGTGTACAGGTTTTACGCAAACGTATTGAGCCAGAAACTCCGGTGACATCTACACCTGCCCCACCCTCAGCCCCTCTACCTGACCCCATGCCAATGGAGGAAGATAGTGTCACCCTGGCCTCGCCAACATCTGTcgtgcctcctcctcctctcccagaGGCCCAGAATGAGGGGGaacatgcagagcagcagcagcaggaggagagtcAGGAGGAGcctcaggaggagcagcagccaCAGCCCCCACCTCCTACTGGGTCAGAGGAGTTGTTGATGCCCACAGAACCACCACAGGACTCAACAACAG ATGCATCgccgccccctcctcccctcagtgAGAATGCCAAGGGTTTCCTGGCTACATTGGAGCACAGCAGCGAGGAGGAGCTCACCCTGCACCTCCAAGACCGCATGAAGTTCAGCAAGGAAGCCATTGCCTGCCTCGTCTGTGTCTTTGACAGGCTGCACAGCCGCATCAACAACATGTGCGAGCACGTCCAGGCTGCAG CATGTGAGGACGATAGCCAGTCTGACATCATCAATATAAACCACactctgctggaggagaacagTCGACTGCGAGACCTGGCCACTCTCCTGCAGGGCCGACATCATAAGATGTCCATGGAG TACAATGAGTTAGTGGATAAGGTGACCAGCTCTGAGACCAAGGTGTCTGAGATGGAGACAACAGTGGAGGACCTGCAGTGGGACATTGAGAAACTCCGCAATAGGGAACAAAAGCTCAATAAACATCTTGCAGAGGCCATGGAACAG CTAAAGTCTGGATACAGCAGCACTGGCAGCTCAGGTGGGCTACCTGGAGGCCAGATCACACTGAACATTCAGAAG tttgaGAGTCTCAATGCAGAGTTGGAGCACAACCAGGAGTTGGCCAATAGCCGCATGGCAGAGTTGGAGAAACTGCAGTTGGAGCTCCAGGAAGCTGTAAGGGAGAGCGAGAAGCTCAAG ATGGACTTGAGGAATATTCCAGAAGAGGTTGTGAAGGAGACTCTAGAGTACAAATGTCTGCAGTCCCAATTCTCCCTGCTGTACAATGAGTCTCTCGGGGTAAAAACCCAGCTGGACGAGGCACGGGCCCTCCTGCTCACTGCCAAGAACGCCCACCTCAGACAGATTGAGCACATGGAG AGTGATGAGCTGTCCCTTCAGAAGAAGCTGCGGACTGAGGTCATCCAGCTGGAGGATACCCTGGCCCAGGTGCGCAAAGAGTACGAGATGCTGCGTATCGAGTTTGAACAGAACCTGGCAGCCAACGAGCAAGCAG GACCAATCAACAGGGAGATGCGACACTTAATCAGCAGCCTTCAGAACCACAACCTGCAGTTGAAAGGCGACGTGCAGCGCTATAAGAGGAAGTTGCGGGAAACACAGATGGAGATCAACAAG TTGCGTTGTCAGAGCGGCGACACAGGGGTTCTGATCCTGGAGGAGACGACGAGCGACAGCATCGatgtgaagaaagaggaggatgaagaccaggaggaggaggaggagaggaggaaggaactGGAGAGACAGCGGGcccgggagagagagagggagagggaggccgAGCGAGAACGAGAGAGggagcgtgagagagagaggcagcgcAGCGACGAGCTGAAGAGGAAGGACTCGGACACACTGAAGATGCTCAGAGTCGAACTCAA GAAGGCCCAGGAGTCCCAGAAAGAGATGAAGCTCTTATTGGACATGTATAAGTCGGCTCCAAAGGAGCAGAGGGACAAAGTGCAGCTCATGGCTGCTGAACGCAAATCTAAAGCTGAGGTTTGTTCTTTG GTGGATGAGTTGAGGATGCGGGTGCGAGAActggaagagagggagaggaaggaaagcaaGAAGCTGGCCGACGAAGACGCCCTCAGGAAGATCCGAGTGGCAGAAGAGACCATCGAGCATCTGCAGAAAAAGCTGGCTGCCACCAAGCAG gaggaagcccTGTTAAGTGAGATGGATGTAACCGGCCAGGCCTTCGAGGACATGCAGGAGCAGAACAGCCGTCTTCTGCAGCAGTTAAGGGAGAAAGACGACGCCAATTTCAAGCTGATGAGTGAGCGGATCAAATCCAACCAGATATACAAGctgctgaaagaggagaaggaggagctggctgaccAAGTTCTCACATTCAAAACCCAG GTGGATGCCCAGCTGTTAGTTGTGCAGAAGCTTGAAGAAAAAGAGGGCGTCCTCCAGAGCACACTTGCCACTCTGGAAAAAGAGCTGTCCGTCCGGACGCAAGCACTAGAACTCAACAAGAGGAAG GCGGTGGAGGCTGCCCAGCTGGCAGAGGACCTGAAGGTGCAGCTGGAGCACACGCAGGCCAAGCTTAAAGAGATCCAGGTCTCTGTGGCTGAGAACCGCACGGCCcgggagagggagagcagcaaCCTGAAACGCGCACAG GAGGACCTGTCCAGGCTGAGACGGAAGctggagaaacagaagaaggTGGAGGTGTACTCCGACGCTGATGAgatcctgcaggaggagatcaACCAGTAcaag GCCAAGCTGCGCTGCCCCTGCTGCAACACACGGGACAAGGAGACGGTGCTCACCAAGTGTTTCCACGTGTTCTGCTACGAATGTCTGAAGATGCGTTACGACACCCGACAGAGGAAGTGCCCCAAGTGCAACTGTGCCTTCGGAGCCAACGACTTTCACCGCATCTACATCACCTAA
- the rnf40 gene encoding E3 ubiquitin-protein ligase BRE1B isoform X3, protein MSGAGGGKRPSGGDSPPGPPEKKSKKEEKTTTTLIEPIRIAGVSSTEEMDMKVLQFKNKKLCERLEQRQAMEDELREKIEKLEKRQATDDTTLLIVNRYWSQLEESVQVLRKRIEPETPVTSTPAPPSAPLPDPMPMEEDSVTLASPTSVVPPPPLPEAQNEGEHAEQQQQEESQEEPQEEQQPQPPPPTGSEELLMPTEPPQDSTTDASPPPPPLSENAKGFLATLEHSSEEELTLHLQDRMKFSKEAIACLVCVFDRLHSRINNMCEHVQAAACEDDSQSDIININHTLLEENSRLRDLATLLQGRHHKMSMEYNELVDKVTSSETKVSEMETTVEDLQWDIEKLRNREQKLNKHLAEAMEQLKSGYSSTGSSGGLPGGQITLNIQKFESLNAELEHNQELANSRMAELEKLQLELQEAVRESEKLKMDLRNIPEEVVKETLEYKCLQSQFSLLYNESLGVKTQLDEARALLLTAKNAHLRQIEHMESDELSLQKKLRTEVIQLEDTLAQVRKEYEMLRIEFEQNLAANEQAGPINREMRHLISSLQNHNLQLKGDVQRYKRKLRETQMEINKLRCQSGDTGVLILEETTSDSIDVKKEEDEDQEEEEERRKELERQRAREREREREAERERERERERERQRSDELKRKDSDTLKMLRVELKKAQESQKEMKLLLDMYKSAPKEQRDKVQLMAAERKSKAEVDELRMRVRELEERERKESKKLADEDALRKIRVAEETIEHLQKKLAATKQEEEALLSEMDVTGQAFEDMQEQNSRLLQQLREKDDANFKLMSERIKSNQIYKLLKEEKEELADQVLTFKTQVDAQLLVVQKLEEKEGVLQSTLATLEKELSVRTQALELNKRKAVEAAQLAEDLKVQLEHTQAKLKEIQVSVAENRTARERESSNLKRAQEDLSRLRRKLEKQKKVEVYSDADEILQEEINQYKAKLRCPCCNTRDKETVLTKCFHVFCYECLKMRYDTRQRKCPKCNCAFGANDFHRIYIT, encoded by the exons ATGTCAGGTGCTGGGGGAGGAAAACGGCCCTCAGGAGGGGACAGCCCCCCTGGCCCACCtgagaagaaaagcaagaaagaggagaagaccACCACCACTCTCATTGAGCCGATACGCATAGCTGGAGTCTCCTCTACG GAGGAAATGGACATGAAGGTTCTCCAGTTCAAGAATAAGAAGCTGTGTGAGCGCTTGGAGCAGAGACAGGCGATGGAAGATGAGTTACGAGAGAAAATTGAGAAACTGGAGAAGAGACAAGCCACTGATGACACCACCCTGCTGATTGTTAACCGGTACTGGTCGCAG TTGGAAGAGAGTGTACAGGTTTTACGCAAACGTATTGAGCCAGAAACTCCGGTGACATCTACACCTGCCCCACCCTCAGCCCCTCTACCTGACCCCATGCCAATGGAGGAAGATAGTGTCACCCTGGCCTCGCCAACATCTGTcgtgcctcctcctcctctcccagaGGCCCAGAATGAGGGGGaacatgcagagcagcagcagcaggaggagagtcAGGAGGAGcctcaggaggagcagcagccaCAGCCCCCACCTCCTACTGGGTCAGAGGAGTTGTTGATGCCCACAGAACCACCACAGGACTCAACAACAG ATGCATCgccgccccctcctcccctcagtgAGAATGCCAAGGGTTTCCTGGCTACATTGGAGCACAGCAGCGAGGAGGAGCTCACCCTGCACCTCCAAGACCGCATGAAGTTCAGCAAGGAAGCCATTGCCTGCCTCGTCTGTGTCTTTGACAGGCTGCACAGCCGCATCAACAACATGTGCGAGCACGTCCAGGCTGCAG CATGTGAGGACGATAGCCAGTCTGACATCATCAATATAAACCACactctgctggaggagaacagTCGACTGCGAGACCTGGCCACTCTCCTGCAGGGCCGACATCATAAGATGTCCATGGAG TACAATGAGTTAGTGGATAAGGTGACCAGCTCTGAGACCAAGGTGTCTGAGATGGAGACAACAGTGGAGGACCTGCAGTGGGACATTGAGAAACTCCGCAATAGGGAACAAAAGCTCAATAAACATCTTGCAGAGGCCATGGAACAG CTAAAGTCTGGATACAGCAGCACTGGCAGCTCAGGTGGGCTACCTGGAGGCCAGATCACACTGAACATTCAGAAG tttgaGAGTCTCAATGCAGAGTTGGAGCACAACCAGGAGTTGGCCAATAGCCGCATGGCAGAGTTGGAGAAACTGCAGTTGGAGCTCCAGGAAGCTGTAAGGGAGAGCGAGAAGCTCAAG ATGGACTTGAGGAATATTCCAGAAGAGGTTGTGAAGGAGACTCTAGAGTACAAATGTCTGCAGTCCCAATTCTCCCTGCTGTACAATGAGTCTCTCGGGGTAAAAACCCAGCTGGACGAGGCACGGGCCCTCCTGCTCACTGCCAAGAACGCCCACCTCAGACAGATTGAGCACATGGAG AGTGATGAGCTGTCCCTTCAGAAGAAGCTGCGGACTGAGGTCATCCAGCTGGAGGATACCCTGGCCCAGGTGCGCAAAGAGTACGAGATGCTGCGTATCGAGTTTGAACAGAACCTGGCAGCCAACGAGCAAGCAG GACCAATCAACAGGGAGATGCGACACTTAATCAGCAGCCTTCAGAACCACAACCTGCAGTTGAAAGGCGACGTGCAGCGCTATAAGAGGAAGTTGCGGGAAACACAGATGGAGATCAACAAG TTGCGTTGTCAGAGCGGCGACACAGGGGTTCTGATCCTGGAGGAGACGACGAGCGACAGCATCGatgtgaagaaagaggaggatgaagaccaggaggaggaggaggagaggaggaaggaactGGAGAGACAGCGGGcccgggagagagagagggagagggaggccgAGCGAGAACGAGAGAGggagcgtgagagagagaggcagcgcAGCGACGAGCTGAAGAGGAAGGACTCGGACACACTGAAGATGCTCAGAGTCGAACTCAA GAAGGCCCAGGAGTCCCAGAAAGAGATGAAGCTCTTATTGGACATGTATAAGTCGGCTCCAAAGGAGCAGAGGGACAAAGTGCAGCTCATGGCTGCTGAACGCAAATCTAAAGCTGAG GTGGATGAGTTGAGGATGCGGGTGCGAGAActggaagagagggagaggaaggaaagcaaGAAGCTGGCCGACGAAGACGCCCTCAGGAAGATCCGAGTGGCAGAAGAGACCATCGAGCATCTGCAGAAAAAGCTGGCTGCCACCAAGCAG gaggaggaagcccTGTTAAGTGAGATGGATGTAACCGGCCAGGCCTTCGAGGACATGCAGGAGCAGAACAGCCGTCTTCTGCAGCAGTTAAGGGAGAAAGACGACGCCAATTTCAAGCTGATGAGTGAGCGGATCAAATCCAACCAGATATACAAGctgctgaaagaggagaaggaggagctggctgaccAAGTTCTCACATTCAAAACCCAG GTGGATGCCCAGCTGTTAGTTGTGCAGAAGCTTGAAGAAAAAGAGGGCGTCCTCCAGAGCACACTTGCCACTCTGGAAAAAGAGCTGTCCGTCCGGACGCAAGCACTAGAACTCAACAAGAGGAAG GCGGTGGAGGCTGCCCAGCTGGCAGAGGACCTGAAGGTGCAGCTGGAGCACACGCAGGCCAAGCTTAAAGAGATCCAGGTCTCTGTGGCTGAGAACCGCACGGCCcgggagagggagagcagcaaCCTGAAACGCGCACAG GAGGACCTGTCCAGGCTGAGACGGAAGctggagaaacagaagaaggTGGAGGTGTACTCCGACGCTGATGAgatcctgcaggaggagatcaACCAGTAcaag GCCAAGCTGCGCTGCCCCTGCTGCAACACACGGGACAAGGAGACGGTGCTCACCAAGTGTTTCCACGTGTTCTGCTACGAATGTCTGAAGATGCGTTACGACACCCGACAGAGGAAGTGCCCCAAGTGCAACTGTGCCTTCGGAGCCAACGACTTTCACCGCATCTACATCACCTAA